A single genomic interval of bacterium harbors:
- a CDS encoding tetratricopeptide repeat protein, protein MGKRRVEGVICLGLVAAVLLLYGQTAWHDFLPFDDLGYVVENPNVNRGLTPEAVHWAFTGAEHGGNWHPLTSLSHMLDVELFGLRPGPHHLVNAGLHALNAMLLFLVLNALSGARWCSASVAAIFALHPLHVESVAWISERKDVLSGAMFMVGLLAHTRYARTGDKRSYGMLFAAMALGILAKPMLVTLPCVLLLLDFWPLERGGRVGWWRLVAEKLPLFALSLLSAGMTLRAQTAAATLALLADDITPVWSLVQAPLSYVAYLRDAAWPTGLAVIYPHPAIVTPDRLANLALWAGAAVVLLVGFTAMAFRMRRSHPYVLIGWLWYLGMLVPVIGFVQVGVQASADRYAYLPMIGIYILVVWGTRGLLGGRPQARATATGVALLILLALSVRTMGQVALWRDGVTLFSHTVQVTERNYLAEFLLGRSLEDRGALDGARQHYERSLEIRPEFRTALQNLGGLKLDAGDADGAEQLFRKNVWLSPSDPEAHFHLALALADLGRSEAAAAAFSRALEFDPTHGGAHNNLGLEFMKRDPARAQRHLEQAVRHRPGAETHNNLGLIFWQRNDLYRAESQFEAALRFEPANEIIQRNLKAVREASGSDR, encoded by the coding sequence ATGGGGAAGCGGCGCGTCGAGGGAGTAATCTGCCTGGGCCTCGTGGCGGCCGTGTTGCTGCTCTACGGGCAGACCGCCTGGCACGACTTCCTGCCCTTTGACGATCTCGGATACGTGGTCGAAAACCCGAATGTGAATCGCGGTCTGACACCCGAGGCTGTGCACTGGGCGTTCACCGGCGCGGAACACGGCGGCAACTGGCATCCGCTGACTTCGCTCTCGCATATGCTGGATGTCGAGTTGTTCGGGTTGCGACCGGGCCCCCATCATCTGGTGAATGCGGGGCTCCACGCGCTGAACGCCATGCTGCTATTCCTGGTGTTGAATGCACTCAGTGGCGCGCGCTGGTGCTCGGCCTCCGTCGCCGCGATCTTTGCGCTTCATCCCCTGCACGTGGAATCCGTTGCCTGGATTTCGGAACGCAAGGACGTGCTCAGTGGCGCCATGTTCATGGTCGGCCTGCTGGCTCACACCCGCTATGCACGCACAGGTGACAAGCGCAGCTATGGCATGCTGTTTGCGGCCATGGCTCTGGGCATCCTGGCCAAGCCCATGCTCGTCACACTGCCGTGCGTGTTATTGCTTCTCGATTTCTGGCCGTTGGAGCGGGGCGGGAGAGTCGGCTGGTGGAGGCTCGTCGCGGAGAAGTTGCCGCTGTTTGCGCTATCGCTCCTCTCCGCTGGCATGACACTGCGCGCTCAGACTGCAGCGGCTACGCTTGCCTTGCTAGCGGACGACATCACGCCCGTCTGGAGTCTGGTGCAGGCCCCGCTGAGCTATGTGGCCTATCTGCGAGACGCCGCCTGGCCCACGGGCCTGGCGGTGATCTATCCACATCCCGCGATCGTTACACCAGATCGACTGGCGAACCTGGCGTTATGGGCGGGTGCAGCGGTTGTTCTGCTCGTCGGGTTTACCGCGATGGCCTTTCGCATGCGTCGCTCGCATCCCTATGTGCTCATAGGCTGGCTCTGGTACCTGGGAATGCTCGTGCCCGTGATCGGTTTCGTTCAGGTCGGCGTACAGGCGAGTGCGGATCGCTACGCGTACCTGCCGATGATCGGCATCTACATACTCGTCGTCTGGGGGACTCGGGGTCTCCTTGGGGGGCGTCCGCAGGCGCGTGCAACGGCCACGGGCGTTGCGTTGTTGATCCTGCTCGCGCTCTCGGTACGAACGATGGGGCAGGTGGCGCTCTGGCGCGATGGTGTGACCCTGTTCTCGCACACCGTGCAAGTCACGGAGCGCAACTACCTGGCCGAGTTTCTGCTTGGGCGTTCACTGGAAGATCGCGGCGCTCTCGATGGTGCGCGCCAGCACTATGAACGATCCCTGGAGATCCGACCGGAGTTCAGGACTGCGCTCCAAAATCTAGGCGGTTTGAAGCTCGATGCTGGAGATGCGGACGGGGCCGAGCAGTTGTTCCGAAAGAACGTATGGCTCTCGCCGAGCGATCCCGAAGCACATTTCCATCTTGCGTTGGCTCTTGCGGACCTGGGCCGGAGTGAGGCGGCGGCGGCGGCCTTTTCTCGCGCACTCGAATTCGACCCGACGCACGGCGGGGCACATAACAATCTGGGTCTGGAATTCATGAAGCGGGATCCCGCGCGCGCGCAGCGGCATCTCGAACAGGCCGTAAGGCATCGGCCAGGAGCCGAGACTCACAACAATCTGGGGCTGATCTTCTGGCAACGGAACGACCTGTACCGTGCCGAGTCCCAATTCGAAGCCGCACTGCGCTTCGAACCCGCGAACGAGATCATTCAGCGCAACTTGAAGGCCGTGCGAGAGGCATCGGGTTCGGATCGATGA